The Trichoplusia ni isolate ovarian cell line Hi5 chromosome 25, tn1, whole genome shotgun sequence genome includes a region encoding these proteins:
- the LOC113505366 gene encoding delta(14)-sterol reductase, protein MSTRSGRLRTSVIEVSPPRTRKGVSPTRSPARTRKTSPPPSGKTPPPSRASGRKSPARKSPSRKPASKFPARKSPSRATKETTQSEAPNVPKSPAKRPPIDSEAAVAVRLDDIAAKPAVYRGTRSKRLEYSIKDLTSSITETEYSLDKVNGLDVNDIYGLRNRRSVEEVAPRRSSRLRDFIDNVPEIRRSLSQSVSLSKSVSKSVSKSIDAYSDEDNSEEDYLREKSKSTTRKLATPLRSSINSLTQIASKWEFGGRIGSVCLMLLIPITVFSIILSCKKSCSPKALLDLSSYNSLNVFFSLQALGFIVLQFIIQAILAIVPVLGPKSDRMDETGTKYCFNAFFATIMTVNTLFLLDFFQIIDKSTILNEYLRLAIISYVFAIILSIVLYVKSLKLEKDELNPYGNTKYTLYDFFMGREIHPFIKGLDVKIWISRISNINSLILLSLIFTHGLQIKLTEKDDLTLDNWKQLLSKVQYKPTTIVFSLMQIVYILNFIMKEYKITSTFYWQSEGVGYLQTVSSALYPFYFTTISKHVADTDLVLTTNTLISASVLFVLGFSIMLASNNIKYEFRKNPLQLSLANVDAMPTFHGKKLLVSSLWGILRHPNYTGDVLIHSALALPGILSGQYVAALPALLTIAMLGHRAWRDHDRCKQRYGAAWQRYCKRVPSILLPKIL, encoded by the exons ATGTCTACTAGAAGCGGTCGATTAAGAACTAGCGTTATAGAAGTTAGCCCACCGAGAACTCGAAAGGGTGTATCGCCGACGCGTTCTCCCGCCAGAACGCGGAAAACTTCTCCCCCACCTTCGGGGAAAACTCCACCGCCCTCGCGAGCGTCTGGCCGCAAATCTCCAGCACGGAAATCACCTAGCCGAAAGCCAGCGTCGAAATTTCCTGCTCGCAAGTCACCGTCGAGAGCCACTAAAGAGACAACGCAATCAGAAGCGCCGAATGTGCCTAAATCGCCAGCAAAGCGACCTCCCATCGACTCTGAAGCTGCTGTTGCAGTAAGGCTAGATGACATAGCCGCTAAGCCGGCAGTGTACCGAGGTACTCGGTCAAAACGTCTTGAATACTCAATTAAAGATCTGACATCAAGCATAACAGAAACTGAATACTCTCTTGATAAAGTCAATGGATTGGATGTGAATGATATATATGGGCTGAGGAATAGAAGATCCGTCGAGGAGGTCGCGCCACGTAGGTCTAGTAGGCTGCGAGACTTTATAGACAATGTGCCTGAGATAAGACGGAGCCTTAGCCAATCTGTAAGTCTAAGTAAATCTGTTAGCAAATCAGTTAGTAAATCTATAGATGCATACTCAGATGAAGATAATTCTGAGGAGGATTACCTCAGAGAGAAGTCAAAGTCAACAACAAGGAAGTTGGCAACTCCACTGCGGAGTAGCATTAACAGTTTGACTCAGATTGCTAGCAAATGGGAGTTTGGTGGAAGAATTGGATCTGTGTGCCTGATGCTCTTAATACCAATAACAGTATTTTCTATTATACTTTCTTGTAAAAAGTCTTGTTCTCCCAAAGCACTATTGGATCTGTCTTCATACAATTCTCTGAATGTCTTCTTCAGTTTACAAGCATTGGGATTCATAGTTCTCCAGTTTATTATTCAGGCAATCTTAGCTATAGTACCTGTATTGGGTCCAAAATCAGACCGCATGGATGAAACTGGCACAAAATACTGTTTCAACGCATTCTTTGCCACTATAATGACAGTAAATACTCTATTCCTATTGGATTTCTTTCAAATTATTGATAAAAGTACTATATTGAATGAATACTTGAGGCTTGCGATAATATCATACGTTTTTGCCATCATACTCAGCATTGTGCTGTATGTAAAGAGCTTGAAACTTGAAAAGGATGAATTGAATCCCTATGGGAATACTAAGTACACTTTATATGATTTCTTCATGGGGCGAGAAATACATCCGTTTATCAAAGGATTGGATGTCAAGATCTGGATTTCAAGAATCTCAAACATTAATTCT CTTATTCTACTCTCATTAATATTCACACATGGCCTTCAAATTAAACTGACGGAAAAAGATGACCTGACATTGGATAACTGGAAGCAATTGCTGAGCAAAGTGCAATACAAGCCGACAACAATAGTATTCTCCCTAATGCAGATAGTTTACATCTTGAACTTTATTATGAAGGAGTATAAGATAACATCTACGTTTTACTGGCAGTCTGAAGGGGTAGGGTACCTACAGACCGTATCAAGTGCACTGTACCCATTCTACTTCACAACAATATCTAAACACGTGGCAGACACTGATCTAGTGCTGACAACTAACACCTTAATTTCTGCTTCTGTACTATTTGTGCTGGGATTCTCTATAATGCTTGctagtaacaatattaaatatgagTTCAGAAAAAATCCACTACAACTCAGCTTGGCAA ACGTAGACGCCATGCCGACTTTTCATGGAAAGAAGTTACTTGTCTCCAGTCTATGGGGAATCTTACGTCATCCGAATTACACAGGTGATGTTCTAATCCATAGTGCGCTGGCACTACCGGGGATTCTGTCGGGTCAGTATGTTGCTGCGCTTCCTGCCTTGTTGACCATAGCAATGCTGGGGCACCGGGCGTGGCGGGACCACGACAGGTGCAAGCAGCGGTATGGAGCTGCCTGGCAACGATACTGCAAAAGAGTTCCATCAATTCTCTTGCcgaaaattctttaa